From the genome of Nicotiana sylvestris chromosome 1, ASM39365v2, whole genome shotgun sequence:
aacagttaccagtcgagtatccagatggctccttatgaggctttatatggtaggcagtgtcgatctccggttggatggtttgagccgggagaggctcgattgttgggtacggatctggttcaggatgccttggacaaggtcgggattattcaggataggcttcgtacagctcagtccaggcaaaagatgtatgccgaccgcaaggttcgagatttggcattcattgTAGGTGAACGGGTATTGcctcgagtgtcgcctatgaaaggcgtgatgagatttgggaagaagggcaagcttagccctaggttcattggctcgtttgagattcttgatcgagtgggagaggtggcttatagacttgcgttgtcgCCAAgcttatcagttgtgcatccagtgtttcatgtgtccatgcttcagaaatatcacggcgatccatcccacgtgttagatttcagcactgcccagttggacaaggacttgtcttataaggaggagctggtagctctTCTAGACTGGCagattcgtcagttgaggtcgaaaagTTTTCtttctgttcgtgttcaatggAGAAGTCAGCCTCatgaggcatcaacctgggagtccaagtccgatatgcggagccgttatccccatcttttccccgactcaggtacttccttcttctgtccgttcgaggacgaacggttgttttagaggtggaggtcatcacttgttttaaaacaaaacttctgtgttctgaggccttgaaaacctcatttagagtcacctcgatttgcgtacgcagtccgggcacgtaaccggaaagcttaaacatgataatctgtgaaaaatgataagttttggttatataatgagctaatttgacttcggtcaacgttttgggtaaacggacccggacccatgatttgacgatcccgacgaagggttcgtaggaaaatataggacttgggcgtatgcccgaaatcgaattctgaggtcccaacgCCCCCCcccccaagcccgagaaatgaatttttaaaggaaattgttttctggaatttgtttaaagaaatttgaaatgaaatttgattagaacatgatggtatcgggcccgtattttggttccggtacccggtacaggtcttatatatgatttaagatatttctgtggaatttggtaaaaCATGGATGTcatgtgacgtgattcggacctaaattgcaaaatttatgtttaaagaagttttgagaaaactTCATtaatctcgagatttaatttgatgttcatgaggttattttgatgatttgattatatGAGTAAGTCCATataatgtttttgagttagtatgacatttggtttggagccccgagggctcgggtgagtttcaggatgtttttacacttaggaaaaagttgcagatttaaagaagttgcaggtctctgaagccaggtctcacGGTCCACGGTGGAAACTTCGCGGTGGTTAATTATGATTATCgttgactgtatatttggaacgggttgcgcgccGTAACATCATTAGATATtatataggatcgggttgcacgccgcaacagttatatatgtggatcgggttgcacgccgcaatatatattatattggatcgggttgcacgccgcaatagttatatatgtggatcgggttgcacgccgcaacaaatattatactggatcgggttgcatgccgcaacagttatatatgtggatcgggttgcacgccgcaacagatattatattggatcgagttgcacgccgcaacagttatatatgtggatcggattgcacgccgcaacaattttAAATGATAAAGGATCGGGTTACGCGTCGCAATAGTATTGTTATTGTtttgattgtagacatcgagtgttctttcGTACTTTACTAACTTTCTGACAGGATTGGTAtgttttccccgaagcatgtttccccctcccttttAAACTGTTATTACTTGTTTATATTTcctttgtatattatataactatacaggtttatctggagtttggtcctagccttgtcactacctcaccggggttaggccagacacttaccagcacatggggtcggttgtgctgatattacactTTGCAcactgtgcagataccggagcgacACTTGATCAGTagcagtaggggagccagccttcagtccaccgagataccgaggtagccttgcaggcgtccgcaggcccggcgtctcctctatcttttattatgttctgttatctcatgtatccgagacaaacagtgttatttttccttcaaactgttgtatgtagtactcttaatagtccgt
Proteins encoded in this window:
- the LOC138868214 gene encoding uncharacterized protein encodes the protein MYADRKVRDLAFIVGERVLPRVSPMKGVMRFGKKGKLSPRFIGSFEILDRVGEVAYRLALSPSLSVVHPVFHVSMLQKYHGDPSHVLDFSTAQLDKDLSYKEELVALLDWQIRQLRSKSFLSVRVQWRSQPHEASTWESKSDMRSRYPHLFPDSGLSGVWS